A window of Kribbella sp. NBC_00382 genomic DNA:
GCCTCTTCAGGTAGTCGAGCGCACCCTGCTTACCGAGCAGGTGCTGCAGCAGCAACAGGACCGCAGTACCGTCGCCGGCCTGGCCGGGCGTCGAGTACTGGATCTTGCCCTTGAAGCGCGAATCCAACAGATCGTCGAACGTGCGAGGCAGCGCGCCCTTCGACGGGTTGCCGATGAAGCTCAGGTAGTTGTCGATCACGGTCACGTAGTCGGCGGCCTTCGGTCCCTTGACCTGGTCGCTGCCCGGGACCTGGTAGTCCTGCAGCAGCTTGTCGGCCGACGCCTTCTGGATGAACGGCGGCAGCGTGATGACGACATCGGCCTGCGGGTTCGACTTCTCCTTCTGCAGCCGGGAGACGACCTCGCCCGAACCGGCCTCGACCAGCTGGACCTTGGTACCGGTCTGCTTCGTGAAGGCTTCGAACCGGGTCTTGTACCAGTCGGCCAGACCGTCGGCGCTGTAGACGGTGACGACCTTGCTGTCGCCGCCACCGGAGGCGGTGGACGCCGCGCCGGTACCACCGCAGGCGACGAGTGAGGTGAGCAGGGTACCGGCGAGCAGACCGGTGAGGGCACGCGAGCGGAACATCACAACTCCGTTTTGGCTAGCAGGCCGGGCAGGTCCCGGACCGACTCGAGTACGTGCGTGGCGCCGGCGGCAACGAGTTGATCGTTGCCGTGGGCACCGGTAAGGACCCCGGCGACGATCCCGGCGCCGGCCCGGACCCCCGTGGTCATGTCGTACGCCGTATCACCGGCCACGGCCACGTTGGCCACGGCATCAGCTTTCAGTTCGAGCAATGCTTTGAGGACCATGTCCGGGTACGGCCGGCCGCGACCCGCCTGCGCCGGACAGAGGGTGAGGTCGGCCAGGTTCTTCCAGCCGAGCGCGGCGAGGATCCGCTGCTGCGTCGTCTCGGAGAACCCGGTGGTCAGGCAGACCTTGATACCGCGGCTCTTGATCTCACGGATCGCGTCCTCGGCGCCGTCGATCGGTGCGCTGTGCCCTTCGTCGACGAGCGTTCCGTAGGCGGTCTCGAAGGCCTTGTTCGCCTGCTGGGCAGCCGCTTCGTCATTGTCGAGGAGATGACGGAAGACGGTGATCTTCGACTCCCCCATCGTCGCCCGGACGTGGGCCAGCATCTCGTTGTACTCCGGACTGCCCTGCTCGATGCCTTGGGCACCGATCGCCTGCGTGAAGGCCTTCTCCACCAGACCGTCGTCGGCGACCGTGGTACCGGCCATGTCGAGCACTACGAGCTGGATCACAGTCCTGCCTCCAGGTAGCTGGTTTCGGCGATCGCGGGGGACATCGTCATACCGCGGCCGCCGGGGCCGGTGACGAGCGTGACGCGATCGGCGACGGTTCGGCGTACGGCGATCTCGCCTTCGGTGGACTGCGAGTAGACGCCGGCCCACCGGCGTACGACGGTCGGCAACTCACGCCCGAGCAGGCTCTCGACCGTCGCCTTCAGGTAGTCGTAGGGATCGCTCCGTACGTCGAACCCGAACGGCTCGGCGTATTCGTGCGTGTCGCCGAGCGTCAGCCCGCCGTCGGCGCGCTGGACCATCAGCAGCTGCATGGCGTTGTCGGCGGCAACAGTTGCCTGAGGCGTCTGATTGAGCGTGTCGAGCGCCGTCCCCTCGTACGCCGGGTAGTACCGGAAGCTGTCCGCGTCGGCGACCGCCGTGGTCAGCTGCTCGTCGAGCGGAGCCGTCTGCATCATCTGCAGCCGGACCCGGCGTACCGGCAAGTCGCCGGCCAGCTCGCGGATCAGCCCGCCATGCCAGGCGCCGGTGCAGAGGAAGATCTCGTCGGCCGCGTGGATCTCGCCGTGGTCGTCCCGCACCTCGCCGGTACTGACGTCGCGGACCTCACGCCCGGGGACGAACTGGTACCGACCGGACTTCTCCAGTTCGGCCCGGAGCTCGGGGAGCACCTTGCGCGGCTCGACGATCGCGTCGCGCTCACACCAGAGCGCACCGAGCAGGTCGCCCTTGAGTGCGGGGTTGCGGAGCCGGGTCTGCTCGGCGTCGAGCAGCTGGAATCCGCGGGCGGCCGCCTCGGACTTGCTGGCGGCCTCCTTCGCCACCGCCAACTCGTCCTCGGTCCGGCAAACCGTCAGCGACCCAGCCGGCCGGAAGCCGATCCCCGGAACGCCGTCCCACAACTCCCGGGCCCGCAACGCGGTCTCGAGCTCGGCCCCGCCGGCCCGCCCGCTGACCCAGACCAGCCCGAAGTTCCGCACACTCGCGCCGCGCCCCTCGCGCTCCCGCTCGATCTGCACCACGTCGTACCCGCGCCTCACCCCCTCCCAGGCGTGAAACGTCCCGAGTACGCCGCCACCCACCACCACAATCCGCATGCCGACAAGATTGGTCCGGACCAATTACGCCCAGCCCGACTCCCCTCAACCACCAGATGAACCCCGGCCAAACAACCGGTGCCCCACCCAACAGCCCCACCCAACAGCCCCAACCAACCAGCCCCAGCCTCACGACCACCCACCCGCCCACCCCGCGACGTTTCAGGGGTTAACCCCGCAGATGGTGGGTGGCCCCATGAGATTCTCGGGGGGCAACCCGCCGTTTCAGGGGTTAACCCCTGAAACGTCGCGAGGTGGGCGAGGCTGAGCGCGGCGTTCGTAGTACCGGCTAGGGGCGGAGGGTGGCGCGGAAGCCGACGCGGTCGCCCCGGTAGAGGGAGCGGACCGCCTCGATCGGGCGGCCGGCGGTGTCGCGGCTGGTGCGGTGGAGGAGCAGCATCGGGAGGGACTGGGTCGCCTTCAGGAGATCAGCCTCGCGCGGGGTGGCGATGACCGTCTCGACCAGCTCCTCGCCTTCGCCGAAGCGGACGCCGAGCTCGTCGGTCAGGCAGCGATACAGCGAGCCCTCCGGCTT
This region includes:
- a CDS encoding TIGR03364 family FAD-dependent oxidoreductase, yielding MRIVVVGGGVLGTFHAWEGVRRGYDVVQIEREREGRGASVRNFGLVWVSGRAGGAELETALRARELWDGVPGIGFRPAGSLTVCRTEDELAVAKEAASKSEAAARGFQLLDAEQTRLRNPALKGDLLGALWCERDAIVEPRKVLPELRAELEKSGRYQFVPGREVRDVSTGEVRDDHGEIHAADEIFLCTGAWHGGLIRELAGDLPVRRVRLQMMQTAPLDEQLTTAVADADSFRYYPAYEGTALDTLNQTPQATVAADNAMQLLMVQRADGGLTLGDTHEYAEPFGFDVRSDPYDYLKATVESLLGRELPTVVRRWAGVYSQSTEGEIAVRRTVADRVTLVTGPGGRGMTMSPAIAETSYLEAGL
- a CDS encoding phosphonatase-like hydrolase; its protein translation is MIQLVVLDMAGTTVADDGLVEKAFTQAIGAQGIEQGSPEYNEMLAHVRATMGESKITVFRHLLDNDEAAAQQANKAFETAYGTLVDEGHSAPIDGAEDAIREIKSRGIKVCLTTGFSETTQQRILAALGWKNLADLTLCPAQAGRGRPYPDMVLKALLELKADAVANVAVAGDTAYDMTTGVRAGAGIVAGVLTGAHGNDQLVAAGATHVLESVRDLPGLLAKTEL
- a CDS encoding 2-aminoethylphosphonate ABC transporter substrate-binding protein; the protein is MFRSRALTGLLAGTLLTSLVACGGTGAASTASGGGDSKVVTVYSADGLADWYKTRFEAFTKQTGTKVQLVEAGSGEVVSRLQKEKSNPQADVVITLPPFIQKASADKLLQDYQVPGSDQVKGPKAADYVTVIDNYLSFIGNPSKGALPRTFDDLLDSRFKGKIQYSTPGQAGDGTAVLLLLQHLLGKQGALDYLKRLEANNVGPSASTGKLQPKVSKGEIYVANGDVQMNLTSIANDKSAFQVFFPATADGKRSTVALPYVMGLGAGAPNKDGGEKLMTYLLSPEAQQTVSGDAFGIPARSDVKPTDANFASVQKATTGVEIWQPDWNAVLASLDADVAAYNKAVQG